The following DNA comes from Arcobacter cloacae.
TTTACCAATGTTTAAAGTTCTAGTATATTGCTTTTGGAAAAAATTTAGTAGTTATTATTTGTAGGTTTAAATACTTTATCAAAAGTGTCATAAAAAGAATTTTGATACTCCGTACTTATAATACTAGTTCTTGAAAATGCATATTGTGCTGTTAAAGAAATAAAATCATCATTATTGTTGTCTTTTCTATAGTATGCAAAACTGAATTGCTTAAAATCATATTTATTAAGTTCTTTTAATAGGATAGATACATATTTTATTTTTAGTTCATCTCCATATAAATAGTTAAAAGCGGCTAATAAATTTTTTATTTTAAATTTATGGTTTTTTAAATCATTAATAATTTCATTGTAGAAATCTAAATTTTCAAATTCTATACTTCTAAATGCATAAATATCACAGTATTTGAGTGCATATCCAAATTGTATTATTGAATCATGAATTTTAATTGCTTGAGAATATTTCGATTTTTGTTTTTTTTCTTGCACATTAATATGTAACATTTGAAGTTCTCTTTTCTCATTCGTATCTAAAGCTTCATTTGCTTTTTCTACATTTACAGAATAATTTTTTAAATATTGGGCAAAAGATTCTAATTGAGTTTCTATTCTAGTTGATAGATTATGATAACTACCATAGTTTAAATAATTGTTGTGAGCTAAGTTAGTGTTTGAAGTGTTAAAAATTGTGTAACGTCTATCACTTGGTTCTATATCTAATACATATGGTTCATTTGATGTTATTAATACTTGAGCATATATATTTGTTTCTTTTTCTAGTGTGACAAATTTTTTTTCTGCTGTAATTGTATCATTTGTAATTAATGCTTTTAAAAAATTTTTTATTGTTTTATTTTCTACTTTTTTATAAGAAATCTCATCTAAATTAAAAAATAGTGCATTTTCTATAATACCTCCTAAGTAAGAAGAACTTAGACTTTTATCATTAATTGTTTTACAATATTCAGCACCGAACAATGGCTTAATTATTTCATTGAAAAAAATACCTTTCCCTGTCCCTTGATTACCTCTTAGTACAAGTGCAACTTGTGATTTTTTCAACGCTTGGAAAAAATATGCTAACCAATTAATGAGATAATCAAATCTTTCTGGAACATAATCTACTAAATGCATTATCAATCTTTTAATTGATTCAAAAGAGGTATCTGTATCTTTTTGATAATTTGGAGTTAATTT
Coding sequences within:
- a CDS encoding primase-helicase family protein gives rise to the protein MENDVKNEIHTFKAVNFSRYMFNNWKVTSFGKQLGILDLIEEKEAAIWLNKDGALCYRFSEDEPIVTTKNYKHAEIVFSSFLDIPVTFLKIRGNGLTNIDVHHLKMVHDNKFEPQRLAEFFIESKLLYYRNLFKPSYYLQIKQENNPKSIKLTPNYQKDTDTSFESIKRLIMHLVDYVPERFDYLINWLAYFFQALKKSQVALVLRGNQGTGKGIFFNEIIKPLFGAEYCKTINDKSLSSSYLGGIIENALFFNLDEISYKKVENKTIKNFLKALITNDTITAEKKFVTLEKETNIYAQVLITSNEPYVLDIEPSDRRYTIFNTSNTNLAHNNYLNYGSYHNLSTRIETQLESFAQYLKNYSVNVEKANEALDTNEKRELQMLHINVQEKKQKSKYSQAIKIHDSIIQFGYALKYCDIYAFRSIEFENLDFYNEIINDLKNHKFKIKNLLAAFNYLYGDELKIKYVSILLKELNKYDFKQFSFAYYRKDNNNDDFISLTAQYAFSRTSIISTEYQNSFYDTFDKVFKPTNNNY